The following coding sequences are from one Leptospira stimsonii window:
- a CDS encoding LA_2490 family SGNH/GDSL-type esterase translates to MKGFFSLAGRVLAFFVIIFLGTEILLNVLQAPSLQYYRDQKVLHRYNPIYYVDLAPNRDIYIRHFAGKWEGRFRTNSLGMRGLEEPDPEKPKLACLGDSLVMGFGVGDEDTFCNQLNGIELKGGARQTMNLAVDAYGSLGALRRLKDMAPKLKNLKEVLFFVSANDFTIPEELRNKGMLSDDEVDEIRDQDPSFNRNFQIQFELSRASYTLQALKLALEQLKVQYAFTSSKLRSEWNSTGLSPGSTSDQTLSRYMKDSFFRTPPKEDCGSDSSSKRLEKKNVVVTIPTPETTSKEEYKKQFCPEPIPDYFTCQDREPSLDSLQELPKITRKAYDEMVEYTRSQGIRLVVVLMPIQVEEIFCRNRGKYHPLENYALRAASYFEKKGIPTLKLRKETSEMCGEVIYTPRGKKFSGIRDYFIPEDGHLTVPGNNWAKRAVVKQLKELEKNAL, encoded by the coding sequence ATGAAAGGATTCTTCTCCTTGGCAGGACGCGTCCTTGCCTTCTTTGTCATCATCTTTTTAGGAACCGAGATTCTTCTCAACGTTCTCCAAGCACCTTCTCTTCAATACTATCGAGATCAAAAAGTTTTACACCGTTACAATCCAATCTACTACGTGGATCTTGCTCCAAATCGGGATATTTACATTCGTCATTTTGCAGGAAAGTGGGAAGGAAGATTTCGAACCAATTCTTTGGGAATGAGAGGTTTGGAAGAACCCGACCCTGAAAAGCCGAAACTCGCTTGTCTCGGAGACAGTCTCGTGATGGGATTCGGCGTCGGAGACGAAGATACATTTTGTAATCAGTTGAACGGAATCGAACTCAAAGGCGGCGCCAGACAAACCATGAACTTAGCGGTGGATGCTTATGGTTCTTTAGGAGCGCTTCGAAGATTGAAAGACATGGCTCCGAAACTCAAGAATCTCAAAGAGGTGCTTTTTTTTGTTTCCGCGAATGATTTTACAATTCCGGAAGAATTAAGAAACAAAGGAATGCTTTCCGACGACGAAGTCGATGAGATTCGTGATCAAGATCCTTCCTTCAATCGAAACTTTCAGATTCAGTTCGAACTTTCTCGGGCATCTTACACCTTACAAGCGTTAAAGCTCGCACTCGAACAGCTCAAGGTTCAATACGCATTTACTTCTTCTAAACTCAGATCGGAATGGAATTCCACCGGTCTTTCGCCCGGTTCCACTTCGGATCAAACGCTGTCGCGTTATATGAAAGATTCTTTTTTTAGAACTCCTCCGAAGGAAGATTGTGGATCCGATTCTTCCTCGAAAAGATTAGAAAAGAAGAATGTGGTAGTTACAATTCCTACGCCGGAAACGACGTCGAAGGAAGAATACAAGAAACAATTCTGTCCGGAGCCGATTCCGGATTATTTTACCTGTCAGGATCGGGAACCTTCTTTAGATTCTTTGCAGGAACTTCCAAAGATTACACGGAAAGCCTATGATGAAATGGTGGAATACACTCGTTCACAGGGAATTCGTCTTGTTGTAGTTTTGATGCCGATTCAAGTCGAAGAGATTTTTTGCAGAAATCGGGGAAAGTATCATCCCCTAGAAAATTACGCGCTTCGTGCGGCATCCTATTTTGAAAAGAAGGGAATTCCAACTCTCAAACTGCGAAAAGAGACTTCTGAGATGTGCGGAGAAGTGATTTATACTCCGAGAGGAAAAAAATTCTCAGGGATCAGGGATTATTTCATCCCTGAAGACGGACATCTTACCGTTCCTGGAAACAATTGGGCAAAAAGAGCGGTTGTAAAACAACTCAAGGAACTAGAAAAGAATGCTCTTTAA